In Canis lupus familiaris isolate Mischka breed German Shepherd unplaced genomic scaffold, alternate assembly UU_Cfam_GSD_1.0 chrUn_S1672H1866, whole genome shotgun sequence, one DNA window encodes the following:
- the LOC119868876 gene encoding 39S ribosomal protein L21, mitochondrial-like isoform X5, with amino-acid sequence MHPREKKTFNVNYRRYVPKTSLSSPPWPEVVLPDPAEETRHHAEVVGKVNELIATGQYGRLFAVVHFASHQWKVTSEDLILINNELDIACGERIRLEKVLLVGADNFTLLGKPLLGKDLVRVEATVIEKTESWPKINMKFKKRKNYRKTKVIVNPQTVLRINTIEIAPCLC; translated from the exons atgcaccccagggagaaaaaaacctttaatgTAAACTACAGAAG GTACGTTCCTAAAACATCACTGAGTTCACCACCTTGGCCAGAAGTTGTCCTGCCAGACCCAGCTGAGGAGACCAGACACCATGCAG AGGTCGTGGGGAAGGTGAACGAGCTGATCGCCACAGGCCAGTATGGCAGGCTGTTTGCTGTGGTGCACTTTGCCAGCCACCAGTGGAAGGTGACCTCTGAGGACCTGATTTTAATCAACAACGAATTAGACATTGCATGTGGAGAGAGGATACGGCTGGAGAAG GTCCTATTGGTTGGAGCTGACAACTTCACGTTACTTGGCAAGCCACTCCTTGG aaagGATCTCGTTCGAGTAGAAGCCACGGTCATCGAAAAGACAGAATCATGGccaaaaattaatatgaaatttaagaagaggaaaaactaCAGGAAGACGAAAG tTATCGTGAACCCACAGACTGTCCTTCGGATAAACACCATTGAGATCGCTCCATGTTTGTGCTGA
- the LOC119868876 gene encoding 39S ribosomal protein L21, mitochondrial-like isoform X4: protein MAAAVAARAVPVCFRRLLCACSRRGPRAAGPGAASLGSASQRFGSQSTSVPQGYVPKTSLSSPPWPEVVLPDPAEETRHHAEVVGKVNELIATGQYGRLFAVVHFASHQWKVTSEDLILINNELDIACGERIRLEKVLLVGADNFTLLGKPLLGKDLVRVEATVIEKTESWPKINMKFKKRKNYRKTKVIVNPQTVLRINTIEIAPCLC, encoded by the exons ATGGCGGCGGCCGTGGCGGCCCGCGCCGTGCCCGTGTGCTTCCGACGGCTGCTGTGCGCCTGCAGCCGCCGCGGCCCGAGAGCCGCAGGGCCCGGAGCCG CTTCCCTGGGATCTGCTTCCCAAAGATTTGGTTCACAGAGTACTTCAGTTCCACAAGG GTACGTTCCTAAAACATCACTGAGTTCACCACCTTGGCCAGAAGTTGTCCTGCCAGACCCAGCTGAGGAGACCAGACACCATGCAG AGGTCGTGGGGAAGGTGAACGAGCTGATCGCCACAGGCCAGTATGGCAGGCTGTTTGCTGTGGTGCACTTTGCCAGCCACCAGTGGAAGGTGACCTCTGAGGACCTGATTTTAATCAACAACGAATTAGACATTGCATGTGGAGAGAGGATACGGCTGGAGAAG GTCCTATTGGTTGGAGCTGACAACTTCACGTTACTTGGCAAGCCACTCCTTGG aaagGATCTCGTTCGAGTAGAAGCCACGGTCATCGAAAAGACAGAATCATGGccaaaaattaatatgaaatttaagaagaggaaaaactaCAGGAAGACGAAAG tTATCGTGAACCCACAGACTGTCCTTCGGATAAACACCATTGAGATCGCTCCATGTTTGTGCTGA